CAATACAGGCAGCAAATGAAATTTAATGGGAAAACCAGTATCTGCTTAAGCCACAGTAAAGTATGTAGATGAGTAGATTTTTTTTAGATGGTCTAAGCGAATACCAATATATGTAACCCGGTGTTCTAGATGTTGGAAATCTTCATACAGATACAAAAAATGATGAATGATTGTTTATTTTACCAGGGATTAGGCAATTTATTATACGGAATCTTAAAATCTGTTTAAGGTCTACTGTGAATTTAAATTTTTGTAGTGCGGTTTCTTATCTTTGATTCCCTTCATTTCACATTTCCTTATGACTTGTTTTTCTTGATTTTGCGAAGGGAgcagtttcttttttcttctaatgagGCAGaggaaattaaagaagaaatttctaAGCATAATCACGAGTTGGTTCCTTTATATGATATAAATCTTGTGGATCATATCTGGAAAGAATCAAGGCCAAAACCTCCCATGGAACCTATCAGAGTGCATGAAATCAGATATGCTGGCGTTCATGTCTCATCAAAATTGTCGAACTTAAGATCAGATCTTATTGAAGCTGGTTGTTCAGCTATCGTTATTACTATGCTTGATGAAATTGCTTGGCTGTTGAACTTGGTAATATTTCCAACTTAAGTTCCTTTATTTTGCAGAATAGCTTTTGTTTAAATATGGATGCTATGCGACAGTTAgagacaaattctaaaaaaatgatTTTCCTTGTAAATACTTTTAGCTCCATGTTTTTGTTAGTATCAAGTCCGAGGAATAGAAAGCTCTAACTTTTATGCTATCTTGGATTTTGTATAATTATGTATGGCAACCATCACTAAGGTTTGTTTTCTTTCACATTCTTTTTTTGTAGAGGGGAAACGACATTCCACATTCACCGGTGATGTATGCGTATCTTATTGTAGAGATTGATGGGGCTAAATTGTTTGTTGATAATTCTAAAGTCACCCCTGATGTGCTTGCTCACTTGAAGAGTTCAGGAGTTGAACTGAGACCTTATGACTCCATTCTTTCTGAAATTGAAAGGTGACAAAAAATATCCACATGAAAGTAATATTCACTTCACTTATCTGCTGTAGTTTGCTACCTCTTGGAAGgtgcttttttttttcaacttcaaTGAAGGCCAGATTTTTGGGGGTTCTTGTTCAAATGTCACGGTTGATACTGAGACTATTCCTTGCGATTTGTTTTTCTGAGCCATAACTATCTTTACAGTTTGGCAAACCAAGGAAGACAACTATGGATGGATACTTCTCGTGTGAATGCTGCAATTGTCAGCACCTACAGGTTTGGTAAGAATAGAGCTCCTGCGGATATTGGCTATAAAGGCAAAGCTGAACGACGTGATAAGTTTGATGGTCATACTGGAAGACCCGCTGGGTTGTGCAGAGTTTCTCCAATTACATTGGCAAAGGCAGTGAAAAATTATGCTGAGCTGCAGGGGATGCGTAATTCACATTTGAGGTACTGTAAGCGTTCTTCTTAAACCTAGTATTCCTGGGTTGCAGTTGTCATTATGTTTTATTTTCTGTTCAGTCTTCAAGTTCGCTATCTGATTATATCTCCTTTGTAGGGATGCGGCTGCTCTAACACAGTTTTGGTCTTGGCTGGAAGAGGAAATCCATAAGGGTGTGGTGCTAACAGAAGTTGAAGTTTCtgataaacttcttgaattccgtGCAAAGCAGGATGGTTTCCTGGACACAAGTTTTGATACTATTAGCGGTATAATAATGTTAAATTGTTTTACcttttctcttgtgttcaattgtGCCATTTAGGCATGAAATCTTGTTGTTGCCTGAGAAGAAACTCATATAAAAATTACACAACATTTGATGAGAATGGAGCTCTTTTGTCGTTAATCATAAAAGATGGGGTTTTCTTTTTCGTCAGTTTATTAATAAAGGTACTCTACAGGTTCTGGTGCTAATGGAGCTATCATTCACTACAAACCTGAGCCAGAGAGCTGCGATGTTGTGGATGCTAAAAAACTCTTCCTATTGGACAGTGGTGGTCAATATATTGACGGTACAACAGACATAACAAGGACAGTACATTTTGGTGAGCCAACTTCGCGGCAAAAAGAATGTTTTACCCGAGTATTACAGGTTTGGGATTCATTGTTTTCTGAAGTGTATGTTATTTTGTCAACTTGATTATTCTGGTAAGTATCAAATGGCTTTTGTTCTAGTTAACGCATCTGACATGTATAGTGTAGAGGTACTGATGAAAGCTTTACTGGACCGACTTGATGGAATTTGTAATAAAATAAAAGTTCTCATACAAaggatatactccctccgttactttttaataggctggttttgtttttagagaaatttaaggaaattaagagaactaatcattgaaagtggtcctcatgacacttgtcaataaaagaagtgaagtggaatggtccccatgacacttgtcagtaaaaaaagtaaagtgaaatggtccacatgacacttgtcatcaaaagaagttaagagaaaagtggtccccgaaatttaaagtaacatttgactttcccaattagaaaaccagcctatttttttgaaacatttatttatagaaaccagcctattaaaaaggaacggagggagtaatgaGGCTGTGAATGTCATGTCATGATAGAACTAACCAATGTTGAGGTATCTAGCTCGAATATCTTGAATGCTCTAAGATGATCTGATCATACTAGTTTGAGTGCAcgataaaaataaaatacattgACCGCCAATATCTGGAACTTCTGGATATCCTTCTGTGAACTCagatcactggtatcatcacccaatgactttaccactgtactacagtggcaCCTGCTAGCATGCCACATCATTTAAATAGTAATTTTCACATTTGCAGGGCCATATAGCTGTTGATCAGGCAGTTTTTCCTGAAAATACTCCCGGCTTTGTGCTGGATGCACTTGCTCGTTCTGCTCTATGGAAAGTTGGACTTGATTATCGGCATGGTACTCTTGCTGATATTTCACACCTTTTTAGTTGGATACTTTGTGTATCATCACATTCCGGAAAGAAGTTTTTCATTAATGATAAGTTTCTGGTTGTTACTTGTAGGAACTGGCCATGGTGTAGGAGCTGCACTAAATGTCCATGAAGGTCCTCAAAGTATAAGTTTTCGATTTGGGAATATGACTCCATTGCAGAAGGGCATGATTGTTAGCAATGAACCTGGGTATTATGAAGATCATTCTTTTGGCATTCGTATCGAGGTACTTGCAACTTTATACTATTGGGGTAGTTCCACCGGTccactttaaaaaaaaatggttaacaCTTTGTGATTCTTGTTGCAGAATCTCCTAGTTGTGAAGGAAATTAACACACCTAACCATTTTGGAGGAATCGGGTATTTGGGATTTGAAAACATCACTTTTGTCCCCATTCAGGTATGTAGTTGATTTTCTTAACTCAATTACATGATCCCTTGTAGACTGATAATAGTCCACTGGAACACTTCAACTTGACTAATCCCATGGTTTTCCCTGTTTTGGTTCTACTGTTGCAGGCTAAACTTGTTGACCTATCACTGATGTCTGCCGCTGAGGTTGATTGGCTCAATGATTACCACTCACAAGTTTGGAAGAAGGTTAGTACCTTGAGTCAACATCGTAAATATGGTGGATATTATCTTCCTCCCTGTCATAACATAATGACCTTGATCAGACAAATATAGTGCAACTCTGTCTGTTTGATATGCAACTTATCATCTTAGTCTGGGTTGGGAAGCTATGTCGTGGTCCTATTAGAAATAAATCTTCTGTCAAACTCTAGTTCTCTTTTCACAAATTCTTTATCTTCACTGGTGTTATATTGCAGGTTTCGCCGTTGGTCGAAGGTGCTGCTAGTAAATGGCTATGGGACAACACACAACCACTTGTTAAACCATAAACTCTACATTCGTTCTCTATCATCTAATTGATGGCTTGGATTCATTTATATTCCAATTGTTACTGTTTTATATTGTCAAATCTCATGTGTGATATAAGTTTCAGATGATATCTGTCTTGAAAAAACTCGTGTAACATAACTGGTTTTGTAAGCGTTGTTGTTGGTGGCCATATTATAATGTTAGGTTTGAACCTAATTCAGTGTTCTCTTTTAAATTCTCACCTATAGCTTCTGAAAACTATGTCACTAGTAATATAACTGAAAAGCAAATTCAGACAAAACTATGTCACTTCCTCATCCCATGGCCAATATGCTATTGAGGTTCCTGACTTGGCTGGTAAACCTGTTACTGATGTCCACTGCTGAGGTTGATTTGCTCGATTATTACCACTTACAACTTTCGGAGAGGGCCAGCATTCTTGAGTCAACATCGCAAGCATAGCATCTATTATCTTCCTAGTTCTGTCTGAGAGATCATGGGAACTTTTTGAAAAAGTGGCGTCCATTAATGGCTGTTGGGTCTGTTTCAACTTGCAAAGATGGGTTTCCTTATCGAATATCAATCAAGGTTGGTAAGTGATTTTGTGGCCGGTCCAGAGAATCTTATATCAAATTTTAGTTTTCGTTTCATTCCGCGTTATCTCAATTGGTGTTACATTGCAGGTTTCCCTGTTAAAAGGGCTTTGGGACAACACACAACCACTTGTAATAGACCATTTTTCTTTCAGTTACATGTAGGAcactgaagaaaaagaaaatcagaaaATGATAAACATATTAGTCGAGTAATAACTTTGCAGTAAAAATACACAGGAGAATCAGCCGTTGATTTACAACCTTGAGGATGGATCATAGACGTTCTTCCCACCCTCATGTGTACCATTGTGGTATTCGCTGTCATCGTCCATGAATCTTTTCCATAACCAGTGACGCTTCCAAACCCGTTCAGTCATTTCTTCAATTGGTATATTCTTAGTTTCTGGAAGCAAAAAAAACACGAACAGCGACATAACCAGAACCCATGCGGAGAAGAACGCGAAGATACCGTACTTGAGATGACAAAGCATCGAGAGGAAAGCTTGAGCGATCACAAATGTGAACAACAAATTTACACAAACTGTAATACTTTGTCCAGCTGATCTTGTTTCCAGAGGAAAAGTTTCACTTGGGATGAGCCAGCCTAAAGGACCCCATGACCATGCAAATGCCGAAACAAATGTGcacaccatcacaaccaccagaaTTCCAAAACCTTTTCCTAGATTGTCAGAATGGTCTGTGACTTTCAATCCCAATACAATTGCAACTACTGCTTGGGAGAAGAACATTTGAACTCCAGCTTCTAGTAAGAGAGCACGCCTTCCGACTTTGTCGACTGAGTAGATGGAGACAATAGTAGAAAGTACATTCACAGCTCCTGTGATAACTGCCGAGTATAGTGATGCATCATTCTTGAATCCAAGTGTGCTAAAAAGCACGGGAGCGTAGAACATAATCGCGTTGATGCCAGTGAATTGCTGGAATATCTGTTATTACCATCATCAcagcaagagaaaaagaaaactatTAACTCATGAACAGGTTTGTACTAAATAAAGATCGGGTAACATTGAGCAGTAATTTGTTTATACCTGTAGTGAAATGGCAATAATCAACTGGGGGCGGTTTCTGCGCTTTAACAAGTTCCGGAACGGATGTTTAATCTCCTGAGAGATCCTACTTGCTTCGACGAGTTCCAAGAATTCTGGCTCAACATTCTCAGTGCCTCGGATCTTCTTGAGTACAATCTTTCCTTGTTCGAGGTGACCTCGCTCGATGAGACTGTTTGGTGTGTCAGTAACTAATATGGATCCTATAGTCAGCATTAGTGCTGGAATACCTGCCAAACCCAATGAAATTCTCCAGCCATATCCACCTTTAATCCTGCAATAACGAAATCGCAAATGTTCAATATAGTCTACGGTTATCCAGCAGATCTACTAGTTTCATGTTCGCCCCCACACATTAAGCCATCTCCATCCATCTGCTGGTCCACACAGTTTTGTGCAgtggaatggaagaaatatctaAAGATCTTTCTATGTCAAATTTGTCTTGGTTGCAACTTCCAATAGTCAATGCAATTCAGTTCACATAATTTAGTGCaaaatgccaaaaaaaaaaaaatgaaagaaaggaAGGAAGGAAAACTGAGATAGGAAGACTGGACTAACTgactaatttttcttttcttttttaaacttGGGATGGGCGGGCAGCGCGGAGCGCCAACCAGCACATAAGAACTTAACACCACTCATACACCAACACGTAATGCATCAAGCAACAACGTCACTACATAAACAATCTGAAGACCTCAAGTGTGACTTGTATAGTTCCATTCCATGTGCATGCATTTGTTTTCTTTAGTTTTTTGAATAAGGAGAAACGTACTATATTTGACAAATTAGGCACAATAATTCACTTCAAAATATTAGTTACATATTCGACTAAGTTAGGAAAAAgtttataaacaaataaaaagGTGAAACATGCATGTCAATATGGACGGTTAAACTTTACTTACTTTGCGGTTCCGTAATTGACAAGGTTTGCAAAGAGAATTCCGATGGTAACATTAAGCTGAAACAATATGTTCAACGCTCCACGTATTCTCGTTGGGGCGATTTCTGACAGAAACAATGGGACTGCCTGTAATTTCAATGTGACAGGGAAGAAAACGTTACATTACATAGACTTGTACGCATTACTGTTACGAGGGAAATTCTTTTGCTCGCGCGCTGTCACTAAAGACCATCATTTTGTTAGAGAATTTAGGCCAAGTTAAAAGAAATGGAGTATATTTTAAGAACTGTTTCACTTTCTTGTTACAAGATTTACAAGTAGATAAGAGCTTCTtcaatggaatgtatgtgaggGGAAAAGTATTAATCCACATAGGATGCACaaccatatttataaaaaatcatctccaacccattgatgtAGGGATGAGgtggcaaaaaaaaagaaatagacatcctctaggtgaacctctaATTTTAGACTTTCACgtagaggatgtcttcccatcctagtcacactttgactaataaaaatcaatgagaacaataatgaaaataattttaaccaattatatgtctacaaataagaaaacaaagatgaaacaatctaatgggttggagataaaatttaCTTGTCTCTAATATTTAGAATTTTATACCTAGAAGATGTCTTAAAAATGATGCCACATATGAAACATTCACGTTCACCATTGGAGAAGTTCTAAGGAGACATTAGTCAACTAGCTAGTAAATGTTTTATTGTTTTTGAAGCATGCTAGTAAATCTTATTATTAGCCTAATCTCCAAGTCCACTGATTCATGCACCAACTTGGGTAAAGGATAGACTTGCTGACTTTAGAAGATTcaaaagtaaatccagaaaagagcgcatttaaggtttagaagaaaaagaagcacCACTGGGGGCCTTAAAAATGAATTAAGGACTTTACCAACAAAAATAGAtaagaatgaaaagaaaatacggaccatctttttttatttttaaattcctTTTCACATTACAAAAGAagtatttttctctcttttaataGTGAAGATATTaattagaaaattaaatgtaatTATGAAAACACATAATTTAGATAAAGAAGaagtttccatcaaaaaaaaataaaaaataaaaaaagaagaacgTGGTCCCAGTGTTTTTCTCCTTTGTTCTTTAGTATGATGATGACACTGTATGGTGATATTTTGATTCTAGATCACTCCCAGTGTTTTGATTCTGTACCCTAGGTGATGACTCCCACACATGGTCATGTTGCAATTTTCATGATGTTTTAACAACCAATATAGGGTCCATGAGCCTAAAACAAGTGCCCATGAATCTAAAGAAAGAAGTCAAAAATCTCATCACTAATTGCAAGGCTGAAATGCATACCTGGTTAGCAAACCCAACACCACAACCAAGTAAGATCCTCCCAACAATGAGCATAGCAAGATTTTGAGCACCTGCATTTAGTATAACCCCAAGTATGAAAAACACACCGGCAATGAGCATGGTAAGTCTCCGCCCGAGTGTCCTCGTTGTGTAAGATGCGAAAAACGTAGAGGTTAAACCGGCTAGATACAAAGAAGATGTGAATAGTTGGAGTCCTTGGTTATCATATTTGCAGTAGTTGCTGTTAACTCCTCCTGCGTTTTTAGTTTGGCGATATACCACCGGAAAGAACTTTTTCAAGAAGTCGTCCATTGCCGTCACACCCCCTGTTCATAGGAAGAAAAAAAAGCCGTGTCAGGATCCATTCAAACCATATTCTGTATGCCGTGAATATTTGGAAATACTTTCTGCGCAATACAAAATGAATATGCATCATCCTATGGTTGATATGGACCACCATGGAAGGGAAAAAGAATAAACATAGAGATAAACTGACTGATGAAGATATTGTTCCATGGGTTCGGATGAGGTATGTTTCAAAACACAAGGTGGTGGACCAAACTAGCCAAGTAAAGATAAAAAGACTCCATGAGATTTTTCTATCAATATGCTTGTCTGGACCTAATTAATAACTATACTAAAAGACACCACAAATATGGAAGTTTAGAAGGTTGCAAGAAACTAgctaggatttttttttccttttcttttggatgATTATTGAGAGCAACAAAAAAATGATGATATAGCTCTGGTTCGAAGCCATATTCTTTTGGGTAATATGCATGCTTGATTTACAGGATCTAGATCAGAACAAAAAAACTCATGCATCATATAACGATTACTTGTcgaattatgaaaaaaaaaaggagttagAAACCAAAACTTAGTTAAAAGTACGAACCAGAAACTCCGACGTCGTAGCCGAACATCAAACCACCAGTAGCAGCCATAATACAGGAAATGATAACAATAGGTGTAATCTTTGCTTCAAATTCCACTCCGTTTCTGTTAACCGGAACAGCTGACATTCCTGGTgccatttttattaaaatttcaAAAGATATCTAGATTCCAGCATGCAAATGAAGATTTGCAGTTGCACAAGATATAGAGGGGAAGAGATTGAAGATGGAGTTTGGATGAAGTAGCCAATGTTGAGATTTATTCGCAGAAAGATGCATGTATATATATACGCACACGTAGGGAACTAGTAGGAACCAAAGGGACATCGTGAATAGATGATGCACGTGGACGAATCCCATAACTTTGGCTTCTCggtttgaccttttttttttttttttaatttttttaaatattgtAAAGAACTAGCTTGACCATTTTGTTTACCTCACCCTTTTCTTCTCGTCAATTACTTGGTTATTTTCGATACttcagtttaattttttttattatgcagTCGGTGAACAGTTAAATTAGGTGTATATTTTGGTTGTTAGAGGCTGCTAATTAGTTTGTGGGGTTTGTACCTGATTGCAGCTGATAAATGGTTTGGATTCGAGTCAAACAAAACTTCAGTTCTAGTAGGCTGTGAATCGATGAAGAGGTTGAGAAATATCATACCAACACTCTGAGACAATACGTGGACTAACAAAGTCAAGCAAGGTTTGGTTGATTCCGACTTGAGGTCTGACTATGAACTGACTCGGAAATATTTGTGTCATGCACAATCTCACTTCTCGGACTGAAAAGTGTATACATTCGTgttatttaaatattttttgagtTCAGATCATAATAATAagccagatgagtcaggtgattatATAACTAACAACCCAAAGGCGGTGAATGAAATCTCCGTGACTAAACAAAATCTTGTATTAAGTACCTCTTGACGAGCATTCAGtcaaaaacaatggagaaacaaaGAAGATAAGTTCAAAGGTTTGAAAAACAAGTCAATAAACACGTGAGACTATGACGAATCTAGTATCAAGTTCAGATAATTTGATGTCATGAGATTCAAAATGTGTTTAAATTAAGTAACCGTGACATGCGCAAGAATGAAACGTGGTTAGTTTTCTTTTCTAAGCTATGTATCAAAAATATCAACTAGTTGTGCTGAATCTTCTACTGATGTCAGTCCACGTATACTAAAAACAGGTTTACTTGGTTTGTTTTTTCTTCAATAATTTTTGGAGAGTGTTGTGTGAAACCATGAAAACTAGGCCAACAGGTGAAGAAAACAAAACCAGATATGTCTTCTGCAAATGCATACATGCCAAAAAcgggtttttttttccttctcattttgatttttttttggccaGTCAATATCGATGCAATTTATACGTTAGTTTATTTAAGGGTTATGATGCAatgtattttttagaaacggTGTGACTATGTCGATTCATTTAGAAATGTGACAGATAGAAGGGAGAATGAGACCCGTAACAAATTGTCAATTACATATAGAATCACGGGaatatatatagatatataatTTCATCTATAGTAAACGATAATACCCATCTGTAAATTATGATGAAGTTTCGTAGTAACAGGTAGCTTTTCTTCTTTCGTAGAAGTCATCATCTAGGACCATATTGTTGCCATTGGGTTCACCCGCGTTGAGAAAAGACTAACGGCTCTCTCTTGTCCTCCAAAAACACATCTTTAGCCACAAATATGATACCAGTAGTTTTTAACGGTATTGTTAAGGTG
This genomic interval from Papaver somniferum cultivar HN1 unplaced genomic scaffold, ASM357369v1 unplaced-scaffold_154, whole genome shotgun sequence contains the following:
- the LOC113336846 gene encoding aminopeptidase P2-like, which produces MEVAAAIRTRTGTTTMPSCSSIHNPINFSKSISISRLSRSQSSSCRYFHLFSSSVSSFLNLHSNLNKQTNTSKFFVRNSTTSSSSSNNESKISAKPSSELRKRKPNNKDIDDDKLIALRRLFSKPGIGIDAYIIPSQDAHQSEFIAECFSRRAYISGFTGSAGTAVVTRDKAALWTDGRYFLQAEKQLSPSWILMRAGNYGVPTTTEWLNDVLDPGCRIGIDPFLFSSNEAEEIKEEISKHNHELVPLYDINLVDHIWKESRPKPPMEPIRVHEIRYAGVHVSSKLSNLRSDLIEAGCSAIVITMLDEIAWLLNLRGNDIPHSPVMYAYLIVEIDGAKLFVDNSKVTPDVLAHLKSSGVELRPYDSILSEIESLANQGRQLWMDTSRVNAAIVSTYRFGKNRAPADIGYKGKAERRDKFDGHTGRPAGLCRVSPITLAKAVKNYAELQGMRNSHLRDAAALTQFWSWLEEEIHKGVVLTEVEVSDKLLEFRAKQDGFLDTSFDTISGSGANGAIIHYKPEPESCDVVDAKKLFLLDSGGQYIDGTTDITRTVHFGEPTSRQKECFTRVLQGHIAVDQAVFPENTPGFVLDALARSALWKVGLDYRHGTGHGVGAALNVHEGPQSISFRFGNMTPLQKGMIVSNEPGYYEDHSFGIRIENLLVVKEINTPNHFGGIGYLGFENITFVPIQAKLVDLSLMSAAEVDWLNDYHSQVWKKVSPLVEGAASKWLWDNTQPLVKP
- the LOC113336849 gene encoding sugar transport protein 13-like produces the protein MAPGMSAVPVNRNGVEFEAKITPIVIISCIMAATGGLMFGYDVGVSGGVTAMDDFLKKFFPVVYRQTKNAGGVNSNYCKYDNQGLQLFTSSLYLAGLTSTFFASYTTRTLGRRLTMLIAGVFFILGVILNAGAQNLAMLIVGRILLGCGVGFANQAVPLFLSEIAPTRIRGALNILFQLNVTIGILFANLVNYGTAKIKGGYGWRISLGLAGIPALMLTIGSILVTDTPNSLIERGHLEQGKIVLKKIRGTENVEPEFLELVEASRISQEIKHPFRNLLKRRNRPQLIIAISLQIFQQFTGINAIMFYAPVLFSTLGFKNDASLYSAVITGAVNVLSTIVSIYSVDKVGRRALLLEAGVQMFFSQAVVAIVLGLKVTDHSDNLGKGFGILVVVMVCTFVSAFAWSWGPLGWLIPSETFPLETRSAGQSITVCVNLLFTFVIAQAFLSMLCHLKYGIFAFFSAWVLVMSLFVFFLLPETKNIPIEEMTERVWKRHWLWKRFMDDDSEYHNGTHEGGKNVYDPSSRL